The following proteins come from a genomic window of Tenebrio molitor chromosome 9, icTenMoli1.1, whole genome shotgun sequence:
- the LOC138138311 gene encoding L-dopachrome tautomerase yellow-f2-like gives MKFLQLFVFFCVAASISCRGLREEFSWTRINYQWPRGRSGSPPADTISFAGNTNANQRTSPRTTPRSRPTRVRTSTASPSANDVPYIYQNNIPMGANVWNNKLFITVPRRRPGVPSTLNYVLVNGTQRQNVPLIPYPDWDTNTLGGSGTKLVSVYRVAVDSCDRLWFVDTGLIETPGDPQQVQPPALIIMDLTSNRVVQRHEFNSSLLRPATNLASVTVDISNDECNNAFGYIPDLGGFGLIVYSLRENRAWRVNHNYFFPEPTSGEFSIGGHEFQWNDGVFSVALSDVKSDGYKDVYFHSMAGFNLYRVSTRIFKNDTVATRSYHGRDFEIVGNRGELSQTSSSDLHAPRGVLFLGLVNQNALGCWRIGSPLRDISIVQKDDRKMIYPSDVKVRRDNVIVLTNTMPVFLYGTLDYDTVNFRVWVEAVDTAVMGTKCASSKSGTKY, from the exons atgaaatttttacaattatttgtcTTCTTTTGTGTGGCGGCTTCGATTTCGTGTCGAGGCTTGCGAGAAGAATTCTCTTGGACCCGGATCAACTACCAATGGCCCCGAGGACGATCGGGGAGTCCTCCCGCCGACACAATCTCTTTCGCAGGAAACACCAACGCCAACCAGAGGACATCACCGAGGACAACACCGAGATCGAGACCGACAAGAGTCAGGACCTCGACGGCGTCGCCTTCGGCCAACGACGTGCCCTATATCTACC AGAATAACATACCGATGGGGGCAAACGTTTGGAACAACAAATTGTTCATCACGGTACCTCGTCGGCGCCCGGGGGTCCCCTCCACGCTGAACTACGTGTTGGTGAACGGGACCCAACGTCAAAACGTCCCGCTCATCCCTTATCCAGACTGGGACACCAACACTCTGGGTGGATCCGGGACGAAATTGGTGTCAGTCTACAGGGTGGCCGTCGATTCCTGCGACAGACTCTGGTTTGTCGACACCGGCCTCATCGAAACACCCG GCGACCCCCAACAAGTCCAACCACCTGCTTTGATAATAATGGACCTGACGAGTAACCGTGTGGTGCAACGCCACGAATTTAATTCGAGCTTGTTACGCCCCGCGACCAACCTGGCGAGCGTTACAGTAGACATTAGTAACGACGAGTGTAACAACGCTTTTGGGTACATCCCCGACCTGGGAGGGTTCGGGCTGATAGTGTACAGCTTGAGGGAAAACAGGGCTTGGAGGGTCAACCACAACTACTTCTTTCCGGAACCCACGTCTGGAGAGTTCTCAATTGGAGGGCACGAGTTTCAGTGGAACGACGGAGTCTTCAGTGTGGCTCTGTCAGATGTGAAATCCGACGGGTACAAAGATGTTTATTTCCACTCGATGGCAGGATTCAACTTGTACAGAGTGTCCACGAGGATTTTCAAAAACGACACTGTTGCGACCAGGTCCTACCACGGAAGAGATTTCGAG ATTGTTGGGAATCGAGGAGAGCTGTCTCAGACGTCTTCTTCTGACCTTCACGCCCCCAGAGGTGTTCTCTTTTTGGGGTTGGTCAACCAGAACGCTCTAGGTTGTTGGAGGATAGGGAGTCCCCTCCGAGACATTTCCATCGTTCAGAAGGACGACAGGAAGATGATTTATCCGAGCGACGTCAAGGTCAGACGTGACAACGTCATCGTCTTGACGAACACCATGCCGGTCTTCCTCTACGGCACTCTCGACTACGACACCGTCAACTTCAGGGTGTGGGTGGAGGCCGTCGACACTGCCGTGATGGGTACAAAGTGCGCCTCGTCGAAGAGCGGCACTAAATATTGA
- the run gene encoding segmentation protein Runt produces the protein MHLPIANQQPSIMEMYATLQETLQEYHGELVQTGSPAVLCSVLPSHWRSNKSLPIAFKVVALDEVRDGTTVTLKAGNDENYCAELRNCTAVMKNQVAKFNDLRFVGRSGRGKSFTLTITISSDPYYQIATYSKAIKVTVDGPREPRTKSSYQYGYGLPGMPGAFNPFLLNPGWLDAAYMTYTWPDYFRTRTNIPSQTNLHPSLIKGATQLPPGNGEFFLPPQPQFHPPPNFLPPNGLLPQLPLNDPSVMRPVHPMDQLSLRISPLSNSQSPTAQETKIHSTVDQSTSENSEEEDIDVVKSAFVPIKPANLVLQEIQHPDSTVQDKELKKIELKAPSSRTIKSLAEEKSPNTKIHHSPPTISAAKSVWRPY, from the exons ATGCATTTGCCCATCGCGAACCAGCAGCCGTCGATCATGGAGATGTACGCGACCCTGCAAGAGACCCTCCAGGAGTACCACGGCGAGCTGGTGCAGACCGGCAGTCCGGCGGTCCTCTGCAGCGTCCTGCCCTCGCACTGGAGGTCGAACAAGAGCCTGCCGATCGCCTTCAAGGTGGTGGCCCTCGACGAGGTCCGCGACGGCACCACGGTGACGCTCAAAGCGGGCAACGACGAGAACTACTGCGCCGAGCTGAGGAACTGCACGGCGGTGATGAAGAACCAGGTGGCGAAATTCAACGATTTGAGGTTCGTCGGCAGGAGCGGACGCGGCAAGAGCTTCACGTTGACCATCACCATCAGCTCGGACCCCTACTACCAGATAGCCACCTACAGCAAGGCCATCAAGGTCACGGTGGACGGGCCCAGGGAGCCGAGGACCAAGTCGA GTTACCAGTACGGGTACGGCTTGCCCGGCATGCCCGGAGCGTTCAATCCTTTCCTGTTGAATCCGGGATGGCTGGACGCTGCCTACATGACTTATACGTGGCCGGATTATTTTCGCACCAGGACTAACATCCCATCCCAGACGAATCTACACCCCTCGCTGATAAAag GTGCCACGCAGTTACCCCCCGGCAACGGTGAATTCTTCCTGCCCCCGCAGCCCCAGTTCCACCCGCCTCCCAATTTCCTACCCCCCAACGGACTCCTCCCGCAACTCCCCTTGAACGATCCCTCGGTGATGCGACCGGTCCATCCCATGGACCAGCTCAGCTTGAGGATATCACCGCTGTCCAACAGTCAAAGTCCCACGGCCCAAGAAACCAAGATCCATTCGACAGTTGACCAATCAACGTCAGAAAACTCGGAAGAAGAAGACATAGACGTGGTCAAGTCGGCATTCGTACCAATCAAACCTGCCAATCTCGTCCTGCAAGAGATCCAACATCCTGACTCGACCGTCCAGGACAAAGAACTGAAAAAGATCGAATTGAAGGCGCCGAGTTCGAGGACCATCAAGAGTTTGGCGGAGGAGAAATCGCCGAATACGAAAATACACCATTCGCCGCCGACGATCAGTGCTGCGAAAAGTGTGTGGAGGCCGTACTAG